The following coding sequences are from one Capsicum annuum cultivar UCD-10X-F1 chromosome 3, UCD10Xv1.1, whole genome shotgun sequence window:
- the LOC107863554 gene encoding G2/mitotic-specific cyclin-1 isoform X4, which produces MAITDENKSTMIKNSNGQVKGKGDMSTRKFGGVERRNNRRVWGMINQNLVGGNGYPCVVNRGLSGANGIAGKNLPVRAHRPIIRGFAAQVANSQQRCSEMLRKMKQLKISLSLCLWEKLKLRQMFLFPFLRTQIGFCKNVDTVA; this is translated from the exons atggctATCACTGATGAGAACAAATCTACCATGATCAAGAACTCAAATGGTCAAG TTAAAGGTAAGGGTGATATGAGCACCAGAAAGTTTGGTGGAGTGGAAAGAAGAAATAATAGAAGGGTTTGGGGCATGATTAATCAGAATTTGGTCGGTGGTAATGGATATCCTTGTGTTGTTAATAGAGGCTTATCTGG TGCTAATGGAATTGCAGGCAAGAATCTTCCTGTTCGTGCTCATCGACCCATCATCAG GGGTTTTGCTGCACAAGTTGCTAACTCCCAGCAACGTTGCTCAGAG ATGTTGAGGAAAATGAAGCAGCTAAAGATCAGCCTGTCCCTATGTCTTTGGGAAAAACTGAAACTGCGTCAGATGTTTCTTTTCCCCTTTCTCCGCACACAAATTGGCTTTTGCAAAAAT GTTGACACAGTGGCATAA
- the LOC107863554 gene encoding G2/mitotic-specific cyclin-1 isoform X3 — protein MAITDENKSTMIKNSNGQVKGKGDMSTRKFGGVERRNNRRVWGMINQNLVGGNGYPCVVNRGLSGANGIAGKNLPVRAHRPIIRGFAAQVANSQQRCSECMGGYPSTDVEENEAAKDQPVPMSLGKTETASDVSFPLSPHTNWLLQKC, from the exons atggctATCACTGATGAGAACAAATCTACCATGATCAAGAACTCAAATGGTCAAG TTAAAGGTAAGGGTGATATGAGCACCAGAAAGTTTGGTGGAGTGGAAAGAAGAAATAATAGAAGGGTTTGGGGCATGATTAATCAGAATTTGGTCGGTGGTAATGGATATCCTTGTGTTGTTAATAGAGGCTTATCTGG TGCTAATGGAATTGCAGGCAAGAATCTTCCTGTTCGTGCTCATCGACCCATCATCAG GGGTTTTGCTGCACAAGTTGCTAACTCCCAGCAACGTTGCTCAGAG TGTATGGGAGGATATCCCTCCACAGATGTTGAGGAAAATGAAGCAGCTAAAGATCAGCCTGTCCCTATGTCTTTGGGAAAAACTGAAACTGCGTCAGATGTTTCTTTTCCCCTTTCTCCGCACACAAATTGGCTTTTGCAAAAAT GTTGA
- the LOC107863554 gene encoding G2/mitotic-specific cyclin-1 isoform X5, with the protein MTLLLRSVKGKGDMSTRKFGGVERRNNRRVWGMINQNLVGGNGYPCVVNRGLSGANGIAGKNLPVRAHRPIIRGFAAQVANSQQRCSEMLRKMKQLKISLSLCLWEKLKLRQMFLFPFLRTQIGFCKNVIKATSPLAYPISFP; encoded by the exons ATGACATTGCTATTGCGTTCAG TTAAAGGTAAGGGTGATATGAGCACCAGAAAGTTTGGTGGAGTGGAAAGAAGAAATAATAGAAGGGTTTGGGGCATGATTAATCAGAATTTGGTCGGTGGTAATGGATATCCTTGTGTTGTTAATAGAGGCTTATCTGG TGCTAATGGAATTGCAGGCAAGAATCTTCCTGTTCGTGCTCATCGACCCATCATCAG GGGTTTTGCTGCACAAGTTGCTAACTCCCAGCAACGTTGCTCAGAG ATGTTGAGGAAAATGAAGCAGCTAAAGATCAGCCTGTCCCTATGTCTTTGGGAAAAACTGAAACTGCGTCAGATGTTTCTTTTCCCCTTTCTCCGCACACAAATTGGCTTTTGCAAAAATGTAATTAAAGCAACTTCTCCCTTGGCTTATCCAATTTCTTTTCCTTAA
- the LOC107863554 gene encoding G2/mitotic-specific cyclin-1 isoform X1, translating to MAITDENKSTMIKNSNGQVKGKGDMSTRKFGGVERRNNRRVWGMINQNLVGGNGYPCVVNRGLSGANGIAGKNLPVRAHRPIIRGFAAQVANSQQRCSEMLRKMKQLKISLSLCLWEKLKLRQMFLFPFLRTQIGFCKNVIKATSPLAYPISFP from the exons atggctATCACTGATGAGAACAAATCTACCATGATCAAGAACTCAAATGGTCAAG TTAAAGGTAAGGGTGATATGAGCACCAGAAAGTTTGGTGGAGTGGAAAGAAGAAATAATAGAAGGGTTTGGGGCATGATTAATCAGAATTTGGTCGGTGGTAATGGATATCCTTGTGTTGTTAATAGAGGCTTATCTGG TGCTAATGGAATTGCAGGCAAGAATCTTCCTGTTCGTGCTCATCGACCCATCATCAG GGGTTTTGCTGCACAAGTTGCTAACTCCCAGCAACGTTGCTCAGAG ATGTTGAGGAAAATGAAGCAGCTAAAGATCAGCCTGTCCCTATGTCTTTGGGAAAAACTGAAACTGCGTCAGATGTTTCTTTTCCCCTTTCTCCGCACACAAATTGGCTTTTGCAAAAATGTAATTAAAGCAACTTCTCCCTTGGCTTATCCAATTTCTTTTCCTTAA
- the LOC107863554 gene encoding G2/mitotic-specific cyclin-1 isoform X2, with protein MAITDENKSTMIKNSNGQVKGKGDMSTRKFGGVERRNNRRVWGMINQNLVGGNGYPCVVNRGLSGANGIAGKNLPVRAHRPIIRGFAAQVANSQQRCSECMGGYPSTDVEENEAAKDQPVPMSLGKTETASDVSFPLSPHTNWLLQKCN; from the exons atggctATCACTGATGAGAACAAATCTACCATGATCAAGAACTCAAATGGTCAAG TTAAAGGTAAGGGTGATATGAGCACCAGAAAGTTTGGTGGAGTGGAAAGAAGAAATAATAGAAGGGTTTGGGGCATGATTAATCAGAATTTGGTCGGTGGTAATGGATATCCTTGTGTTGTTAATAGAGGCTTATCTGG TGCTAATGGAATTGCAGGCAAGAATCTTCCTGTTCGTGCTCATCGACCCATCATCAG GGGTTTTGCTGCACAAGTTGCTAACTCCCAGCAACGTTGCTCAGAG TGTATGGGAGGATATCCCTCCACAGATGTTGAGGAAAATGAAGCAGCTAAAGATCAGCCTGTCCCTATGTCTTTGGGAAAAACTGAAACTGCGTCAGATGTTTCTTTTCCCCTTTCTCCGCACACAAATTGGCTTTTGCAAAAATGTAATTAA